The Triticum aestivum cultivar Chinese Spring chromosome 6D, IWGSC CS RefSeq v2.1, whole genome shotgun sequence genomic sequence cccacctagtggtgcgcccccctctctccccccttggccgcccctccaagtcccatctagggctggccgcaccccttggggggaaccctagatgggggcgcagccccttcccctcccctatatatagtgggggttttggggctgccagggacatgagacttcctctctctttggcgcagccctacccctctccctcctcgtctctcgcagtgcttggcgaagccctgctggagtgccacgctcctccatcaccaccatgccgttgtgctgctgctggacggagtcttccccaacctctgcctctctccttgctggatcaaggcgtgggagacgtcaccgggctgcacgtgtgttgaacgcggaggcgccgtggttcggcgcttagatcggaaccaaccgcgatatgaatcgctacgagtacgactccttcatccgcgttcttgcaacgcttccgcttagcgatctacaatggtatgtagatgcactccccttcccctcgttgctagattactccatagattgatcttggtgatgcgtagaattttttttgaatggtcaccgggatgcccagtcccatgctttatgcaaactaatcaaaataattgcaaacaaaactccccctgggactgttgttagttggaggcactcgttgtttcgagcaagccatggattgatgcttgttggtggagggggagtataaactttaccattctgtttgggaattgcctataatgtgtgtagcatggaagatatcgccatctcttggttgttatgttgacaatgaaagtatgccgctcaaaatattatttatctctgctttaaaaccgagctctggcccctctacaaatccctgctttcctctacgaagggcctatctatttacttttatgttgagtcatcaccctcttattaaaagcaccagctagagagcactactgtcatttccattcattactattaatttatattgggtatgactatgactggatctcttttaccatgaattacaatgtcaagtaagtccttgatctttaaaggtgctctgcatttatgttttgcggtctcagaaagggctagcgagataccatcttattatatcatattatgattgttttgagaaagtgttgtcatccgagatttattattattgctcgctagttgattatgccattgatatgagtaaatatgagacctaagagtgattgtgaatgtggttagtcataatctttgctaaaaacttgaatgctggctttacatatttacaacaacaagagcaaacagagtttgtaaaagtttttctttatcactttcagtttatcaactgaattgcttgaggacaagcaaaggtttaagcttgggggagtggcttgccccccaagccaagtggggcgccccccccacccctagggtttccaaccctaggcgcaggggaggcccaagggggacgcaccagcccaccaggggctggttcccttccccacttcagcccatggggccctccaggataggtggccccacccggtggacccccgggacccttccggtggtcccggtacaataccggtgacccccgaaactttcccggtggccgaaactggacttcctatatataattctttacctccggaccattccggaactccttgtgacgtccgggatctcatccgggactccgaaaaactttcgggttaccgcatactagtatctctacaaccctagcgtcaccgaaccttaagtgtgtagaccctacgggttcgggagacatgcagacatgaccgagatgactctccggtcaataaccaacagcgggatctggatacccatgttggctcccacatgttccacgatgatctcatcggatgaaccacgatgtcgaggattcaatcaatcccgtatacaattccctttgtcaatcggtacgttacttgcccgagattcgatcgtcggtatcccaataccttgttcaatctcgttaccggcaagtcactttactcgtaccgtaatgcatgatcccgtgaccaaacacttggtccattgagctcattatgatgatgcattaccgagtgggcccagagatacctctccgtcatacggagtgacaaatcccagtctcgatccgtgccaacccaacagacactttcggagatacccgtagtgcacctttatagtcagccagttacgttgtgacgtttggtacacccaaagcactcctacggcatccgggagttacacgatctcatggtctaaggaaatgatacttgacattggaaaagctctagcaaacgaactacacgatctttgtgctatgcttaggattgggtcttgtccatcacatcattctcctaatgatgtgatcccgttatcaatgacatccaatgtccatagtcaggaaaccatgactatctattgatcaacgagctagtcaactagaggctcactagggacatgttgtggtctatgtattcacacatgtattacgatttccggataacacaattatagcatgaacaatagacaattatcatgaacaaggaaatataataataaccattttattattgcctctagggcatatttccaacagaaccagcatcctcgttaacgccggatcagctgagtcttcgggaagaggggccgaacacctaattctctccgccttctttatccagccctggccgaATATGGTTCTCTCAGTATATTGTTACGAGATATTTAACTAAGCTATGTTCAGGAGTCGAATGCTTACCgaggtatctggatggttgcagtcaaggccgatgtcctctgaagtgtccggccactgttttcgtgtcccgaagaataatttccacattcctctgtgcgtcgtgccggagaagtgttgaagggttcgtggtccttccggattgaactcccacatgcggagaggccgtcgctggcacggtaggacccaacggactagcattacttggattacgttaATAAGGCCGAtgtccttttcaatgaggctccggaggcggctttgcagcgtctgcacttcatcaatcgatccccagtccagccccttattaatccatgatgcaagctgtaacggagggccagaTCAGAACGCAGGTATAGccacccacttggtaccacggggtttagtgatgtaaaaccactcccgttgccataggttggaagtttctgCGAAGGAGCCTTTCGGCCAAGGAGTATTGGTGAGTTTGCTCACTATAGCACCACCGCACTCCACTTGTTTCccatcgactaccttcggcttcacattaaaggtcttgagccacaagccgaagtgtgggggaatacggaggaaggcctcgcacatgatgatgaaagtcgagacgtgaagaaaggagtctggagctagatcgtgaaaatctagcctgtaataaaacatgagcccttggacgaagggatgaagagcgaaccctagccctcggaggaagtgggagatgaatacgaccctctcgccggatctgggagtgggaataacctgcccttgagcaggaagcctgtgggggatttccgcggtcacGTATCTTGCAGCCCGGagcttcacaatgtcctcctctatgacagaggaagccacccaccggccttgagggctgggtccggacatgattgggaagcTCGAAGCAATtaaattgaaccttgggtgctggaactcgaggttggaaaggctGAGGAAAAGGACGGCGTAAAGGAGAAAGACGGGcattggcccctttataaaggcgatggatATCGAATGCCTCCTCCTAAgccttaaaacctgcctattcctaaggaatcatgccaacggaacggttgggttacccacgcccgtattgatgagaaacccgcaataaggggacacgatctctgcttcgacaagacatgccaataaaaccgcgtctCCAAACGTGGAGCGACAGGCCAAAAAGCGGTTCGAAACAATAACCGGGTGGTGACGtaatgtcacgctacaaaaagttgtcagcagattggactcgtgaaatattatactctctgcggttgtgtgtggtacttgttctgcagagccggacacgttcgttgtgTTCGAAGACTGTTTTGgggtattcagagaaggaacccgccttgcaatgccgaagacaatcagcgcgcgggacacctcgtcattgaagcctggttcaggggctactgagggagtcctggattaaggggtcctcgggcatctggaCTAtatagcatgggccggactgatgggctgtgaagatacaagaccgaagactctcacccgtgtccggatggggctctccttggcgtggaaggcaagattggcgaccggatataaagattcctttctctgtaaccgactttgtacaaccctagtcccctccggtgtctatataaaccggagggcttagtccgtaggggcaatcataatcatacaggctagacttctagggttttagccattacgatctcgtggtagatcaactgttgtaatactcatattcatcaagatcaatcaagcaggaagtagggttttacctccatagagagggcccgaacctgggtaaacatcgtgtcccctgtctcctgttaccatcgaccttagacgcatagttcgggaccccctacccgagatccgccagttttgacaccgacagagggcgcccccccccccccaagcccaatccgaattggggtggggggctggccccctttccttctccctctctccctcttccttcttctcctactcctactaggaaggggggaaacctactcctagtgggagtaggactcccccccttgggcgcgccctatgagggccgaccctctcctcctcccatcctttatatacgggggagggggcaccccatagacacacaacttgattgtttagccgtgtgcggtgcccccacagatttccacctcggtcatatcgttgcagtgcttaggcgaagccctgcgtcggtaacttcattatcaccgtcatcacgccgtcgtgctgaagaaactctccgtcggcctcagctggatcaagagtacgagggacgtcaccgagttgaacgtatgcagatcgcggaggtgccgcgcgttcggtacttgattggttggatcgcgaagacgttcgactacatcaaccgcgttacttaacgcttccgcttttggtctacaagggtacgtggacacactctcccgctcgttgctatgcatcacatagatagatcttgcgtgatcgtaggtaaaaattttgaaataccgcgttccccaacaggtgcTATCTCTTCCTAGATGACTTCTTTTGCCCATCTCTTATGCGTCTTCATCGGTATGTATTTCCTCCTCGGCAACGTGTGATGATTCCTTCTGCTTCGACACCCACGCTATTGCTCATGTGTTATTGGCACCTTTGAAACATCACAACAATGACTCTTTAATGCCTAAATCATCTCTCCTTCCGACTTGAGGAAGATGGGCAAGAAATTTGTTTTCCCTTGCTTCTACTTGAGATCAATGGTGCACTATGCTCCTATGAAAGCTAACATCACCATAAACATATAAGCATCTGGCTTTTAGTGTTTTTTTTGGTTGTTAAAAAATTGCAAATGGAGAACACCTTAGCCTCCGGCAAACATTCGAAGAAAATCAATATAGGGCATTTTTATGAGGGAGTATGGTGGAAGTGGAATTGTGCATCCAATACCACTCAAATGACTACCCTAGTGGGTCCTACTCACATGAGAGCGGGAGAAACACGAGCAAAATGCACAAGTGGTACAACAAACCATTTGGGTGCATCCATTTTAGTGGATGATCTCACAAAATATAAATATATGGTCTAAAGCTTGTCACAATAATGCAATCGTGGTCGAAATCAACCCAAAGGAAGGTTTGTTCGAACGACTAACTTGTGCCAATGCCTAGTGATCACGGGCTAGTTTTGACACACTAAATCTTGCAAAAAAGGCCAATGGCATTGTTATTTTAAGAAACTTAATGCACGAAATCACATTGTTAATGCTCAAACTAAACCTGGTGTGTCACACCGGCAATCCTTTCCATTTTCTTTTTTCTGAGAGATAGACAGAGAGTCTTCAACTTTATTAATTTAAAAGATATGTGGGGATATTAATAATATCTTGAATCAGACTTTCGTCCCGCTTAATAGATAAAGCATGAAGCATAAGTACATTATCGAACAAGACAACGTGGTGAGGAAGCCGTCAATGAAGCTGAACCTAGGAAAAAAATGGACAATGAATACGCTGTCGAGCAAGAATACAAGAGGACCTAAAGACTACACCACAACATAACTAACGCCACCTGAGTTCCATAGCCACAGCCTCAAGAGGTATATTAATAATATCGGGTGGATCTAACAACCTATAACGTCTCGCATCAAGACCCAAAGCTGTTTTTGCAACATCGTGAACTCCAGGGATTGATGCTCTTTAGACGTTTTCATTGATCACGAGACACGTATGCTGACTTCGTCAATCTAAAGATGTTGTGCCGATTCAGTATCTCCAAGGTGTTCATAGGGGCAGGGTGTGTGTTTATAGAGGCGAGTGTATGTGACCATCTGTGATTGTATCGTGTTAAAAAAATGATCATCTTCCTCCATTTTTGGAGAATttcttcatttttttgtttttctttagcaGATTTCTCCCCTCTTTTTTAAACTCTTTTTTTACAAGGTATACTCTTCATTTCTATAAACTGCTCTGGCAACAGTATTTTTGTTTTTTGAGCAACTGCTCTGGCAACAGTAGACGAGGGCATTTCCTATTCAGCGTTGAAGGCGTCCATTTCTTTGTTTTCCGCGAACGGGCGCTCACACTCCCTCTTCGATGGGCCGCCCGTTTAGCGTTTTCATTTTCTGCTAAaactgcaaaaaaaaaaagagagcgcaAAGGAGATTCAAACCCGCGATCTCAATCTCCTAGTTAAATTCCAATAACCACTCGACCACCATGTCTATTGTGAATATTTAACCTATTTTTCTTCTTTATTTCTGCTTCCTTTTCTGTTCACCAAATCCTAACTTCTGTTCACGGTTTGTTCTTTTAATCCTTTTTTAAAACGCATGAACTTTTTCAATTCGAAACATTTAATACAAGTTCATGAAAATTTTAAAATCCATGAACTCTTTTCAACTTTTTAGGggtttttttcaaaatttgtgaactttttttcaaaattttgaacttgTTTTTCCAAAATCGATAAACATTTTCCACCACGCTTCCCCTACGAGCGCCGTCAATTCGAACTGGCGCTGTAAGACCATGTACAATGTATGGTGCTTAGGAGAGGTGCTTGGAGAAATAAACTAGGCTTtctttaagcaccggtgcttatttgtacagtacggacgcttaattaggcgtctctcctgtagaaataagcACTTGTGCTTCAGAAAaaatcggtttatttttctaagcaccacccTAGGCGCATAGACGAGGGCATTTCAGAAAAATAAATTTAGATGAGTGGGCCAAATTCTACGGAGGCACCAACTCGCAGCCTTTCCCGGGCCTCTCGTTCCGGGCCGCACACATTCCGGCCACCCAAAAGGCCAAAACCACTCCCCCGTGCTCCGGCTTCTGGAAGCCGCTCACAATCTTTGCCCCCTCCTGCTCCCGAGCGGCACTCCCATCCCATCCCGTAGGAATCAATTCAGCCGTCAGCGTGTGGCCGACGCAGACCTCTGCTCTTCACCCCCAgcccacccccctccctctcccccaccccacccacagCCTCACTCTCGCAACACACCTACCACGCGCAGCGCGCAGAGGGAGATCGAGATGGCGACGGAGCTGACGGCGGCGCAGCTGCGGGCGTACGACGGCACCGACGCGTCCAAGCCGATCTACGTCGCCATCCGCGGCAAGGTCTTCGACGTCTCGGCCGGGCGCGGCTTCTACGGGCCCGGCGGCGACTACGCGCTCTTCGCCGGCCGCGAGGCCGCCCGCGCGCTCGCCAAGATGTCCAAGGACG encodes the following:
- the LOC123145881 gene encoding probable steroid-binding protein 3 yields the protein MATELTAAQLRAYDGTDASKPIYVAIRGKVFDVSAGRGFYGPGGDYALFAGREAARALAKMSKDAADVSGDLSGLSDKELGVLADWESKFQAKYPVVARLAA